In Bacteroidota bacterium, a single window of DNA contains:
- a CDS encoding POTRA domain-containing protein, with protein MFCRQLYGLTLVTVVFHSVLFPQTKITSIEFFGNRYFSQQELIQFLPAGRGSEYSKDRVAASVRAVQEHYRNEGFFFARVDSVLPIYSSDSASVALDFFLDEGKQSLVAHIGISGATVFSPDDMRRRFETVPGGLLHQATLEKDIDDVLTQYENNGYPLARIHVDSLQLDTLDASRLSFVLAVTEGPRVYLDEIKVEGNTTTRRSVIAREAYLRPNEVYDQEKVDDIRRRLMRLGIFSSVSEPQLYLFRDPGYSDTVSGGISLMVQEGNTNNFDGIVGYVPPAATGTSGYFTGNVYISMRNLFGTGRKALVRWQRENQTTQELEASYDEPWVGGYPVNIGAGIFQRKQDSSYIKTTYNVRADVVLTTDLSVAATLSQESVIPSASLTYFTVFESSLLSFGGELHFDTRNDARNPTSGINYATAYSRGTKKITGPEQYLALAPDQSYLVEQFSMDMECFLPLFRSQVLMAGFHGKKITSSQLEQSDLFQIGGTNSVRGYLENQFFGSQILWSNVEYRFLTGRLSNVFGFFDAGYFSRPADQLRSLPSQEKFLYGYGVGTRLDTAVGVMQVSLALGEGDTFSTAKIHFGISNDF; from the coding sequence ATGTTTTGCCGACAACTGTATGGTCTTACGCTCGTGACGGTGGTATTCCACTCCGTTCTTTTCCCACAGACCAAAATTACCTCGATCGAGTTTTTCGGAAACCGCTATTTCTCACAGCAGGAGCTGATTCAGTTTCTTCCAGCCGGCCGCGGATCGGAGTATTCAAAGGACCGGGTCGCCGCTTCCGTCCGCGCGGTGCAGGAGCATTACCGGAACGAGGGGTTCTTTTTTGCGCGCGTAGATTCCGTTTTGCCGATCTATTCTTCGGACAGCGCGTCTGTGGCTCTTGATTTTTTCCTCGATGAGGGGAAGCAGTCGCTTGTTGCGCATATCGGAATTTCGGGAGCAACGGTCTTTTCACCGGATGACATGCGGCGCCGTTTCGAAACGGTTCCGGGGGGATTGCTCCATCAGGCGACGCTTGAAAAAGACATCGACGACGTTCTCACACAATACGAAAACAACGGCTATCCGCTGGCGAGGATCCATGTCGACTCTCTTCAACTTGATACGCTTGATGCGTCACGCTTGTCCTTTGTCCTTGCTGTGACCGAAGGGCCGCGCGTGTATCTCGACGAAATCAAAGTTGAGGGAAATACGACGACCCGCCGCAGCGTCATCGCGCGCGAAGCGTACCTCCGGCCGAACGAAGTTTACGATCAGGAAAAAGTGGACGATATCCGGCGCCGGCTCATGCGGCTCGGCATTTTTTCCTCCGTCAGCGAGCCTCAATTGTATCTTTTCCGCGACCCGGGATATTCGGATACCGTTTCGGGAGGAATTTCCCTGATGGTTCAAGAGGGGAACACGAACAATTTTGACGGCATCGTCGGTTATGTTCCCCCCGCCGCGACAGGAACGAGCGGATATTTCACCGGCAACGTGTATATCTCGATGAGAAATTTATTCGGCACGGGACGGAAAGCTCTCGTCCGCTGGCAGCGGGAAAATCAAACGACTCAGGAACTTGAGGCAAGTTATGATGAGCCGTGGGTTGGCGGCTACCCGGTCAATATCGGAGCGGGAATTTTCCAGCGGAAGCAGGATTCATCCTACATCAAAACCACATACAATGTTCGGGCCGATGTCGTTCTTACGACGGACCTTTCTGTCGCAGCGACACTCAGTCAGGAATCTGTTATTCCTTCGGCATCCTTGACGTATTTTACGGTATTTGAAAGCAGTCTCCTCTCGTTCGGGGGTGAATTGCATTTTGACACGCGCAACGACGCCCGTAATCCGACGTCGGGAATCAACTATGCAACCGCGTACAGCCGCGGCACAAAAAAAATCACTGGCCCCGAACAATACCTTGCTCTTGCGCCGGACCAAAGTTATCTTGTCGAGCAGTTCTCAATGGATATGGAATGTTTCCTGCCGCTGTTCCGGAGCCAAGTGTTGATGGCAGGCTTTCATGGCAAGAAGATCACCTCAAGCCAGCTCGAGCAAAGCGACCTGTTTCAGATCGGAGGAACCAATTCCGTCCGGGGCTATTTGGAGAACCAGTTTTTCGGCTCGCAGATCCTTTGGTCAAACGTCGAATACCGATTTTTGACCGGCCGGTTGTCGAACGTCTTTGGCTTTTTCGATGCGGGATATTTTTCGAGGCCTGCCGACCAACTGCGCTCATTGCCGTCGCAGGAGAAATTTTTGTACGGATACGGTGTCGGAACACGTCTCGATACGGCCGTCGGCGTGATGCAGGTCAGTCTTGCGCTTGGTGAAGGGGATACGTTCAGCACGGCAAAGATACACTTCGGAATTTCGAACGATTTTTAA
- a CDS encoding GWxTD domain-containing protein: MRTFILGTLLLCAYVSPLGAQVDNRSDRAPIGIPAFYLDALSFRSNDSASSRIDIYTEIPFEVLKFVAADSGFVARYEITVDILNDDGNEVVEKTWNKEIRLRSFDETQSKREFSTVTGSMALAPGKYELRAELREQESGKAYAQTRKINVQNYFESPFSISDIMLVNQVTNKGGRSTIVPNVSGNMYDLPHGFSVFFELYNSVGADSVSLTYQVLDRKENRLYARTERRRLDGKRTEVIAAVDTAHFSAGTYILEIDAQPVPRSADAGTFTSEKRRGFTMRWVSVPTTLAEIDLAIRQAKYIATSKEYEAMADAPTLEEKEKLFTEFWKKRNPSPGFSRNQAMEEYYNRVQYSNDHFSHFIDGWRTDMGMVFITLGAPGSVDRHPFEIDSKPYEIWTYYDYNRQVIFVDESGFGDYRLQTPIWDLVQRMYK, encoded by the coding sequence ATGAGAACATTCATTCTCGGTACGTTGCTTCTTTGTGCCTACGTGTCCCCCCTCGGCGCGCAAGTTGACAACCGCTCGGACCGGGCTCCGATCGGCATCCCCGCTTTCTACCTCGATGCCTTGAGCTTTCGGTCGAACGATTCCGCCTCCTCACGGATCGACATTTACACCGAAATTCCGTTCGAAGTCCTGAAGTTTGTGGCGGCCGATTCAGGTTTCGTCGCCCGCTATGAAATTACGGTCGATATTCTCAACGACGACGGGAACGAAGTTGTTGAAAAGACATGGAACAAGGAGATCCGGCTCCGTTCTTTCGACGAGACGCAGTCGAAAAGGGAGTTCAGCACCGTGACCGGATCGATGGCGCTGGCTCCGGGCAAGTACGAGCTGCGCGCAGAACTGCGGGAGCAGGAATCCGGGAAGGCGTACGCCCAAACCAGAAAGATCAACGTTCAAAATTACTTTGAAAGTCCGTTCTCCATCAGCGATATCATGCTGGTCAACCAAGTGACGAATAAAGGGGGCCGCTCGACCATTGTCCCGAATGTTTCAGGGAATATGTACGACCTTCCCCATGGTTTTTCCGTTTTTTTCGAACTCTATAATTCGGTGGGGGCGGATTCAGTATCCCTGACGTATCAGGTGCTCGACAGAAAAGAAAACCGACTGTATGCCCGCACCGAACGCAGACGGCTGGACGGGAAAAGAACCGAGGTGATCGCAGCAGTAGACACCGCACACTTTTCTGCGGGGACGTATATTCTGGAAATTGACGCCCAACCGGTGCCCAGGTCGGCCGACGCAGGAACGTTCACCTCCGAAAAAAGGCGCGGCTTCACGATGAGGTGGGTGAGCGTTCCGACGACGCTTGCTGAGATAGACCTTGCCATCAGGCAGGCCAAATACATCGCGACGAGCAAGGAATACGAAGCAATGGCCGACGCGCCCACGCTGGAAGAGAAGGAGAAGCTGTTCACGGAGTTTTGGAAAAAAAGGAACCCAAGTCCCGGCTTCTCGCGCAACCAGGCCATGGAAGAATATTACAATCGCGTGCAGTACTCGAACGATCATTTTTCCCATTTCATCGACGGATGGCGGACGGACATGGGGATGGTCTTCATTACTCTTGGCGCTCCCGGAAGCGTTGACCGGCATCCTTTTGAGATTGACTCCAAACCATACGAAATTTGGACCTACTACGACTATAACCGGCAGGTCATTTTCGTCGATGAATCAGGGTTTGGTGATTATCGCCTCCAGACGCCGATCTGGGACCTGGTACAGCGCATGTACAAATAA
- the rimO gene encoding 30S ribosomal protein S12 methylthiotransferase RimO produces MKEAGRKIEAEKTTKKVAIITLGCAKNQVDSEALWSQLKGNDLEVTSSVSDASIAVINTCGFIDEAKRQSVDTILETIKLKNEGKLEKVIVMGCLSERYHDDLAKEIPEVDRFFGSNDVPLIVNELGGNYKYELLGERQLSTPNYSAYLKISEGCDNPCSFCAIPIMRGVHRSKPVEQVMDEVMKLVDKGVKELIVIGQDTTYYGSDLYGQRKLGALLTSLAGVNGLEWIRLMYAYPAKFPHDILRVFQENPRICRYLDMPIQHASDNVLRSMRRGITRRATESLIEEIRTAIPDIALRTTLITGYPNETDRDVEELIEFIKAVRFDRLGVFTYSQEDGTAAYGLGDPISHDEKEARRAAVMDVQRVISRERNEGRIGKTVRAVVERHEDETFIGRTMWDAPEIDNEIFITPAKARHLLPGEFVDVLVTDAAEFDLYGETV; encoded by the coding sequence ATGAAAGAGGCGGGACGAAAGATCGAAGCAGAGAAGACGACCAAAAAAGTTGCGATCATCACCCTGGGCTGTGCCAAGAATCAGGTCGATTCGGAGGCGCTGTGGAGCCAGTTGAAGGGGAACGACCTCGAAGTGACATCCTCCGTTTCCGACGCCTCAATCGCCGTGATCAACACGTGCGGGTTCATCGACGAGGCGAAAAGACAATCCGTCGATACCATCCTGGAGACCATCAAGCTGAAGAATGAGGGGAAGCTTGAAAAGGTGATCGTCATGGGATGTTTGTCGGAACGATACCACGACGATCTTGCCAAAGAGATCCCGGAGGTCGACCGTTTTTTCGGGTCGAACGATGTTCCGCTGATCGTGAATGAGCTCGGCGGAAACTATAAATACGAGCTGCTCGGCGAACGGCAGCTTTCGACGCCGAACTACTCGGCCTACCTCAAAATTTCTGAAGGTTGCGACAACCCCTGTTCGTTCTGCGCCATACCGATCATGCGCGGCGTTCACCGCTCCAAGCCGGTTGAGCAGGTCATGGATGAGGTTATGAAGCTGGTGGACAAAGGGGTGAAGGAGCTCATTGTCATCGGTCAGGATACCACGTATTATGGATCGGACCTCTACGGTCAGCGGAAACTTGGGGCGTTGCTCACCTCTCTTGCGGGCGTGAACGGCCTTGAGTGGATTCGATTGATGTATGCCTACCCGGCAAAATTTCCTCACGACATTCTTCGCGTGTTTCAGGAGAACCCGAGAATTTGCCGCTACCTCGATATGCCGATTCAGCACGCGTCCGACAATGTTCTGAGGTCGATGCGGCGCGGAATCACGCGTCGCGCGACAGAATCGCTGATCGAGGAAATCCGGACGGCGATCCCCGATATCGCACTCCGTACGACGTTGATCACGGGTTATCCCAACGAGACCGACCGCGATGTTGAAGAGCTCATCGAGTTCATCAAGGCCGTTCGTTTCGACAGGCTGGGCGTGTTCACGTATTCTCAGGAAGACGGCACCGCGGCCTACGGTCTCGGCGACCCGATCTCTCACGACGAAAAAGAGGCCCGGCGCGCGGCGGTCATGGATGTCCAGCGGGTAATCTCGCGCGAGCGGAATGAGGGGCGCATCGGAAAAACCGTCCGCGCCGTCGTCGAACGGCATGAGGATGAAACCTTCATCGGCCGGACGATGTGGGATGCCCCCGAAATAGACAATGAAATCTTCATTACGCCGGCGAAGGCGAGACACCTTTTACCGGGCGAATTTGTTGATGTACTGGTGACCGACGCTGCGGAGTTTGACCTCTACGGCGAGACGGTATGA
- a CDS encoding phosphatidate cytidylyltransferase, with protein sequence MAINYPNLLSRVLVAVVAVPAVLLISYHGGILFFLFVSLISCFALNEFYAMAALKGASVQRALGIVAVIMLNASFFLKQLISALFGGQSLLLSIDTVQIFFIVLALFFICVLTVELFRNKGSVLTNAGATILGVVYIGAFLSTLIGIRELFGSEFPLRLVRESLNGINGLADDSARGIAYDWGGVMVIAILASIWICDTAAYFGGLATGKHKLFVRVSPNKTWEGSAWGFFGAVGTMIVAQRFYLPYLHLHQALIIGGVVGVFGQIGDLVESLFKRDAGVKDSSNMIPGHGGVFDRFDSLIFVSPILYLYLRYFALS encoded by the coding sequence ATGGCGATCAACTATCCCAACCTTCTTTCCCGTGTGCTTGTCGCTGTTGTCGCCGTTCCGGCGGTTCTGCTCATTTCATACCATGGCGGAATTCTTTTTTTCCTTTTCGTCAGCCTGATTTCTTGCTTCGCTCTGAATGAATTCTACGCGATGGCCGCGCTCAAAGGAGCGTCGGTGCAAAGAGCGCTGGGAATCGTCGCGGTGATCATGCTGAACGCCTCGTTTTTCCTGAAGCAGCTTATTTCAGCGCTGTTCGGGGGGCAAAGCCTGCTGTTGAGTATCGACACTGTGCAGATATTTTTCATCGTTCTTGCCCTTTTTTTTATTTGCGTACTTACCGTAGAGCTCTTCCGAAACAAGGGATCGGTGTTAACCAACGCCGGCGCCACGATCCTTGGCGTGGTTTATATCGGAGCTTTCCTTTCCACCTTGATCGGCATTCGCGAGCTGTTCGGGAGTGAATTTCCGCTTAGGCTGGTTCGTGAATCTCTGAATGGCATCAATGGTCTGGCTGACGACTCTGCCCGGGGTATTGCGTACGACTGGGGAGGGGTGATGGTCATCGCAATTCTTGCTTCGATCTGGATCTGCGACACGGCGGCATATTTTGGAGGACTGGCGACGGGAAAACATAAACTGTTTGTCCGGGTGAGTCCGAACAAAACATGGGAAGGGAGCGCGTGGGGATTTTTCGGCGCTGTGGGGACAATGATTGTCGCGCAGCGGTTTTACCTCCCGTATCTACATCTCCATCAGGCGCTCATTATTGGAGGCGTTGTTGGGGTGTTTGGCCAGATCGGAGATCTTGTAGAGTCGCTGTTTAAGCGCGATGCCGGAGTCAAAGATTCATCCAACATGATACCCGGTCATGGCGGCGTCTTTGACAGATTCGACAGTTTGATATTTGTCTCACCGATTTTGTATCTTTATCTACGCTATTTTGCCTTGTCATGA
- a CDS encoding B-box zinc finger protein, with amino-acid sequence MKCPRCLNSNAEASLFCRGCGYLLLPNEEVECENHSGTVAVGVCVMCGKPVCGDCSVTREGKMYCDDVAHSQMAADFTKLATLANEFEADIIVKNLSLNGVTARQFAAKHYAQFFSFANASPVSVFVNGKSTEEAKRLLKDMDLEEFLTY; translated from the coding sequence GTGAAATGCCCGCGCTGCTTAAACTCGAATGCTGAAGCGTCTTTGTTTTGCCGAGGGTGCGGTTATCTTCTTCTTCCCAACGAAGAAGTCGAATGTGAAAACCACTCCGGCACGGTCGCCGTCGGCGTTTGCGTCATGTGCGGCAAACCGGTCTGCGGCGATTGTTCGGTCACGCGGGAAGGGAAGATGTATTGCGATGATGTCGCTCACTCTCAAATGGCCGCGGACTTCACAAAACTTGCGACCTTAGCCAACGAATTCGAGGCGGATATCATCGTAAAGAATCTTTCGTTGAACGGTGTGACGGCGCGCCAATTCGCGGCAAAACATTACGCGCAATTTTTCTCTTTTGCCAATGCTTCTCCCGTCTCTGTGTTCGTCAACGGGAAATCTACGGAGGAGGCCAAACGGCTGCTCAAAGACATGGACCTTGAAGAGTTCCTTACCTACTGA
- a CDS encoding CPBP family intramembrane glutamic endopeptidase: MDENAENNSGLQGAELPAALPPSAAGGTRMNPLGFVAVALAVIFILYQVVGGGITLLIFGQSITAENVQGMRLATMLSQLIFLLIPTIVLMRIQHGAGRASLARRVPKATEFVLAAVGVFSLQQVMEGYLYFQDKIPLPESMRPFLEMIRKLIEETYTMLVKAHSPSELAFVILVVALTPAICEELLFRGLIQKNMALATNKKWGFIFTGIIFGLYHVNPFLIVPLVSLGVLFGFFMARSETIIVPMAAHFVNNLVSVLGVYYDSDLKDSPALSMFNSLADYSSSFVLTTIAGFGIVFLVSMYFYWQVTSGLESPAGREVPL, translated from the coding sequence ATGGACGAAAACGCCGAAAATAATTCCGGTCTTCAAGGAGCCGAACTCCCCGCCGCGTTGCCGCCCTCCGCTGCCGGCGGGACGAGAATGAACCCGCTGGGATTCGTCGCAGTGGCGCTGGCGGTGATCTTTATCCTCTACCAGGTTGTCGGCGGAGGAATCACTCTGCTGATCTTCGGCCAATCGATCACCGCTGAGAATGTGCAGGGAATGCGGCTCGCAACGATGCTTTCCCAGTTGATTTTTTTGCTGATTCCCACAATCGTTCTGATGAGAATTCAGCATGGCGCGGGGCGCGCATCGTTGGCGAGAAGAGTGCCGAAAGCAACGGAATTTGTCCTGGCAGCCGTCGGGGTCTTTTCGCTTCAGCAGGTCATGGAAGGGTATCTGTATTTCCAGGATAAAATCCCCTTGCCCGAATCGATGCGTCCTTTTCTGGAAATGATACGAAAGTTGATCGAAGAGACATACACCATGCTCGTGAAGGCGCATTCCCCATCCGAATTGGCGTTCGTCATCCTTGTTGTTGCCTTGACTCCGGCCATCTGCGAAGAGCTCCTTTTCAGAGGACTCATCCAGAAGAATATGGCGCTTGCAACCAACAAGAAATGGGGGTTTATTTTTACCGGAATTATTTTTGGATTGTACCATGTGAACCCGTTTCTTATTGTTCCGCTCGTGAGTCTCGGAGTCTTGTTCGGATTTTTTATGGCGAGGTCGGAGACGATCATCGTTCCGATGGCGGCACATTTTGTGAATAATCTTGTCTCGGTCCTGGGAGTATACTATGATTCCGATCTCAAGGATTCACCGGCGTTGTCGATGTTCAATTCGTTGGCAGATTATTCGTCATCATTTGTTTTGACAACGATTGCGGGTTTTGGGATCGTTTTTCTTGTATCCATGTACTTCTATTGGCAGGTGACCTCCGGGCTGGAGAGTCCGGCCGGGAGGGAGGTACCTCTGTGA
- a CDS encoding DUF3108 domain-containing protein, which yields MNRSDMTLTKVRFTAALGIVLFCSAGTLSAFQNAMPTDSASQHAFTVGEKLVFDVGYGFITAGEAIISIPKYDTVAAHQCYKVMFEVNSTPTFSFFFEVRDRYETYLDANEIYPWRFEQHVKEGHYRRDFTAEFDQVNHVATASGKQYPIPPRVNDIMSAFFYVRTLDFSAMKTGERIHLHNFYKDSTYDLDVQFMGRETIKVEAGTFKCIIVEPLAKEGGLFKSDGRVLIWLSDDERKIPVKITTKVLIGSIGSELREYSGINGELKARIK from the coding sequence ATGAACAGAAGTGACATGACGTTGACAAAAGTGCGGTTTACTGCAGCGCTTGGAATAGTGCTGTTCTGCAGCGCCGGCACCCTTTCAGCGTTCCAGAATGCAATGCCGACCGACAGCGCCTCGCAGCATGCTTTCACTGTCGGCGAGAAATTAGTCTTCGACGTCGGTTATGGATTCATCACGGCGGGGGAAGCGATCATTTCGATTCCGAAGTACGACACGGTGGCCGCTCATCAGTGCTACAAAGTGATGTTTGAGGTCAACTCGACGCCGACGTTTTCGTTTTTCTTCGAAGTGCGGGACCGGTATGAAACGTATCTCGACGCAAACGAGATCTATCCATGGCGGTTTGAACAGCACGTCAAAGAAGGGCATTATCGAAGGGACTTTACGGCGGAGTTTGACCAGGTCAACCACGTCGCGACCGCCTCAGGAAAGCAGTATCCGATCCCCCCCCGAGTCAACGATATTATGTCGGCATTTTTTTACGTCCGGACGCTCGATTTTTCAGCGATGAAGACCGGGGAGAGAATTCATCTTCATAATTTTTACAAAGATTCCACCTACGACCTCGACGTGCAGTTCATGGGGAGGGAGACGATCAAGGTGGAGGCGGGTACCTTCAAATGCATCATCGTCGAGCCGCTCGCGAAAGAAGGGGGATTGTTCAAGAGCGATGGCAGAGTGCTGATCTGGCTTTCGGACGATGAGAGAAAAATTCCTGTGAAGATCACAACGAAGGTTCTCATCGGTTCGATAGGGTCGGAGCTGCGCGAGTACTCAGGGATCAACGGCGAATTGAAAGCGAGGATTAAATAG
- a CDS encoding glycosyltransferase family 9 protein, whose translation MTNDVKNILLVRIDRIGDVILSLPMLPLLKRRYPNAAISVLIRPYTRELVERHSCVDEVLMYEHEDNLRSLWSVLREIRKRRFDVAIIPYPRFRPALILFLAGVHVRVGSGYRWYSFLFNQRVFEHRKDAKRHEVEYNLNLLRPLGIDGRSEPEFDFSASSSAQAAINALMTEKSIAPKEDFIILHPGSGGSARDWSAANFSRLGSEVQERLGTKVIVTGGKGEEGLVQKVVAGMSGTPVAVVGALSLPELGELIRRAKVFVSNSTGPMHIAAAVGTPVVAFFPPIIQCSPVRWGPYTRKKKVFVADNKNCRLCMGSPCRSDVCMDQIHADEVCAAIKEFLNEQK comes from the coding sequence GTGACCAACGACGTTAAAAATATCCTCCTTGTCCGCATCGATAGAATCGGGGATGTTATCCTCTCGCTGCCGATGCTGCCGCTCCTCAAACGCCGCTACCCCAACGCCGCTATCTCTGTTCTCATTCGGCCGTATACACGCGAACTTGTCGAAAGGCATTCATGTGTCGACGAGGTGTTGATGTATGAGCACGAGGACAATCTGCGTTCATTGTGGTCGGTGCTTCGTGAAATCCGCAAGCGGCGCTTTGATGTCGCCATTATTCCGTATCCCCGCTTTCGTCCCGCGCTGATTCTGTTCTTGGCCGGGGTTCACGTTCGCGTTGGATCCGGATACCGATGGTATTCGTTTCTGTTCAATCAAAGAGTGTTTGAGCACCGGAAAGATGCGAAGCGCCATGAAGTGGAGTACAATCTCAATCTGCTCCGTCCGCTGGGAATTGACGGGCGATCCGAACCGGAGTTCGATTTTTCAGCGTCTTCGTCGGCGCAGGCGGCCATCAATGCCCTTATGACGGAGAAATCGATCGCTCCGAAGGAGGATTTCATCATCCTCCATCCGGGGAGCGGCGGTTCGGCGCGCGATTGGAGCGCCGCAAACTTCAGCAGGCTCGGGAGCGAAGTGCAGGAACGGCTGGGTACCAAGGTCATTGTGACGGGGGGGAAGGGGGAAGAAGGATTAGTACAAAAGGTCGTTGCCGGAATGTCGGGAACGCCAGTCGCAGTTGTCGGCGCGCTTTCCCTTCCTGAACTAGGCGAGTTGATCCGGCGGGCAAAAGTTTTCGTCTCAAACTCTACGGGACCGATGCATATTGCCGCGGCTGTCGGAACGCCCGTCGTCGCATTTTTTCCTCCGATCATTCAATGCAGTCCTGTTCGGTGGGGTCCGTATACCCGAAAAAAAAAAGTCTTTGTCGCGGACAACAAAAACTGCCGGTTATGCATGGGCTCGCCCTGCCGCTCCGACGTCTGCATGGATCAAATTCATGCCGATGAAGTGTGCGCGGCCATCAAAGAGTTTTTGAATGAACAGAAGTGA
- the ddpX gene encoding D-alanyl-D-alanine dipeptidase yields the protein MRVLLFAAYCSLLLVSLALSQKKQNQELVDIHSVNPAIVLDLRYATENNFTHHKLYAVAKCLLRREPAESLSAVQKELQTRGLGLKIFDGYRPLSVQKKLWEAVPDARYVANPAKGSRHNRGAAVDLTLVDSLGNELAMPTPFDSFTEKAHCNYKKLPRKILKNRALLQQVMERHGFWRMETEWWHFDFHDWGRFKILDLPLE from the coding sequence GTGAGAGTTCTGCTTTTTGCTGCTTACTGTTCACTGCTTCTCGTCTCCCTCGCCCTTTCTCAAAAAAAACAGAACCAGGAACTGGTCGACATTCATTCCGTCAATCCGGCGATTGTCCTCGATTTGCGGTATGCGACCGAAAATAACTTTACCCATCACAAGCTTTATGCCGTCGCAAAATGCCTGCTCCGGCGAGAGCCGGCCGAGAGCCTCAGCGCCGTCCAAAAAGAATTGCAAACGCGCGGACTGGGTTTGAAGATCTTCGACGGATATCGTCCTCTCTCTGTTCAAAAAAAATTGTGGGAGGCGGTGCCCGATGCCCGGTACGTCGCAAACCCGGCCAAAGGCTCCCGTCACAACAGAGGGGCGGCTGTTGATTTGACCCTCGTCGATTCTCTCGGCAACGAGCTTGCAATGCCGACGCCGTTCGATAGTTTCACCGAGAAAGCTCACTGCAATTACAAAAAACTTCCCCGAAAGATCCTAAAGAACCGGGCGCTACTTCAACAGGTCATGGAACGGCACGGCTTCTGGAGAATGGAAACGGAATGGTGGCATTTCGATTTTCACGACTGGGGAAGATTCAAGATTTTGGATCTGCCGCTCGAATAG
- a CDS encoding NAD(P)/FAD-dependent oxidoreductase: MKQDYDVIVVGAGPAGSTAARYAAAGGASVLMLEKDRDVGYPVRCGEAVSHEGVIQFIEPNPKWIASTVTKFRLVAPNGKSVVPRLDGTGYVLERRIFDYEVAKLAANEGAEVVTKAYVYDLLKNDDGGVVGVRALIKDVKVDIRCKVVVAADGVESRVGKWAGIDTTCHIRDMESCAQMTISGIDVEPDVLDFYFGDEVSPGGYLWVFPKGKDTANVGLGLSVEEAKKKPAIKFLHEFMEKKFPRAAILTHIAGGVPCAKTCDKIVANNVILIGDAAHQVNPVSGGGIISGMIGGMIGGEVAAEAVASGDLAHLIEYEKRWQKRLGWRHEVFYTIKEAIAGFSDDTLNSICDSALQLSEGNRTLGGIFRTALWNKPSMLLEVAKVFVS, translated from the coding sequence ATGAAGCAGGATTATGATGTCATCGTCGTCGGTGCGGGTCCGGCCGGATCGACCGCTGCGCGGTACGCGGCGGCTGGAGGGGCGTCGGTGTTGATGCTTGAGAAGGACCGCGATGTCGGGTATCCTGTCCGGTGCGGCGAGGCAGTGAGTCATGAAGGAGTCATCCAATTCATCGAACCCAACCCGAAATGGATCGCCTCGACAGTGACGAAATTCCGGCTCGTGGCGCCGAACGGCAAAAGCGTTGTCCCGCGCCTTGACGGAACCGGCTACGTTCTCGAGCGCCGCATTTTCGATTATGAAGTAGCAAAGCTTGCGGCGAACGAAGGGGCCGAGGTCGTCACAAAAGCCTATGTGTATGATCTGCTGAAGAATGATGATGGCGGCGTTGTCGGAGTTCGCGCTCTGATCAAAGATGTCAAGGTCGATATCAGATGCAAAGTGGTCGTCGCTGCCGACGGCGTTGAATCGCGTGTCGGCAAGTGGGCGGGCATCGACACGACCTGCCATATCCGGGATATGGAGAGCTGCGCTCAGATGACGATTTCCGGCATCGACGTCGAGCCCGATGTACTCGATTTTTATTTCGGCGACGAAGTTTCTCCCGGCGGATATTTGTGGGTCTTTCCAAAAGGGAAGGATACGGCAAATGTCGGGCTCGGGTTGAGCGTCGAAGAAGCGAAGAAGAAGCCGGCGATAAAATTCCTGCATGAGTTCATGGAGAAGAAATTCCCGAGGGCGGCCATTCTTACCCATATCGCCGGAGGGGTGCCCTGTGCAAAAACGTGCGACAAGATCGTTGCCAATAACGTCATCCTTATCGGGGATGCCGCTCATCAGGTAAATCCCGTTTCGGGGGGAGGCATTATCAGCGGAATGATCGGAGGGATGATCGGCGGCGAAGTTGCAGCCGAGGCCGTTGCCAGCGGCGATCTGGCGCACCTCATCGAGTATGAAAAACGGTGGCAAAAGCGCCTCGGCTGGCGGCATGAGGTCTTCTATACTATTAAGGAGGCGATAGCCGGTTTTTCCGACGATACGCTGAATTCTATTTGCGACAGCGCCTTGCAGCTTTCGGAGGGAAACCGGACTCTGGGCGGCATCTTCCGCACCGCGTTGTGGAACAAGCCGTCGATGCTGCTCGAGGTCGCGAAGGTCTTTGTTTCGTGA
- a CDS encoding 4Fe-4S binding protein: MAKPFLMIYIRPGKCDYCGCCVGVCPEDAIELQESKIAVIEERCTNCRKCVWACPWEVIEFHREGIQDLPREISALDNLQFAHSLK, encoded by the coding sequence ATGGCAAAACCTTTTCTCATGATCTATATCCGCCCGGGCAAGTGCGATTACTGCGGCTGCTGTGTCGGCGTGTGCCCGGAAGACGCGATCGAGCTGCAGGAATCGAAGATCGCGGTCATCGAGGAGCGCTGCACCAATTGCCGCAAGTGCGTGTGGGCATGCCCGTGGGAAGTGATCGAATTTCACCGCGAAGGCATCCAGGATCTTCCGAGGGAAATTTCCGCGCTCGATAACCTTCAATTTGCGCATTCGCTGAAATGA